Below is a genomic region from Ferribacterium limneticum.
TCGAACAACTCGGTGGCACCTTGACACTGCTGAATCCCGAAGACGGGGGCGCCCTTGCCCGCATCGAACTGCCCCGGATAAAACCATGACCGAACCAACGCTGATCATCGACGATGACCCGAGCTTCAACGCCATCCTCGTCCGCACGCTGGAACGCCGCGGCCACCCGGCCCGCGGTGAGCTCGATGCGGCATCGGCGCTGGCGGCAGCGCGGGAAATGCAGGCCGGGCGCGTCGTACTTGATCTCAACCTGAACGGCACGTCGGGCCTCGCCCTGATCCCGCAACTGCTGGCCATCAACCCGGAGTGCCGGATTGTTGTGTTGACCGGCTACGCCAGCATCACCACCGCCGTCGACGCGGTGAAACTCGGTGCCGTTCAGTACTTGGCAAAGCCGGTCGAAGTCGAAGCCATCCTCGCCGCCCTCGACGATGACGACAGCCCGGATTTCGACGTCCCCGCGTCGGATGAACCGCTGTCGGTCGACCGCCTGGAATGGGAACACATCCAGCGCGTTCTCAATGAAAACGACGGCAACATCTCAGCCACAGCCCGCGCCCTCAAAATGCACCGGCGGACGTTGCAGCGCAAACTGTCGAAACGGCCGGTCAAGACCTGATTTCAAAATTTGGGATTTTTTCCGGTTGACCGTAGGAATCGGCCGTTTCCGTAGTTGCAGCCATCGCTCAAACAGCAGTTTTCAATGAGATATAGCTTGGTTACTACACTAAAATTTCATCCGGCCTAGCCCCCTTATTATCAAAGCTAGGCCGGGCAATCCTCGATGCGCAATAGGAAATGGGAATCATCGGCTCGGGCATTCCTTAACCTGACATGGCTTAACTCACTGTTGCCAAGCAAGATCTCCTTTACCAAATCTTCGGTTTCACTAGTGGCTCTAGCCCCGAGAATTACTGAATGGAGTGCGTCGGGAGGGAAGCGAAACAGGTGAAAGCTGTAGGGTTCAGCAGGAATTACCGAATCCGCTTCTTGTAAAGCACGGAATATTCGCCACTCTCGTTCGTAGGCCCAATGCCCACTTTTCACCAAGAAAACATCTACACCATCGAAATCCGTCAGATTCGCGCTAGGCCTAGTTTCCCGATACTCAACGCGCCGCAAATGCCGAAACTCATCTTCAGGCCCTTTCTGTTGGTGGAAGTACACGTGTCGAGCATCGAACTCCAGGGCGAATCCCGCGTGGCTCGCCCCGTAGTGGGACCACATCAGCAGACTGTCCGGCACTTCGGATAAGCAAAACGCCCCTAAAGCTTTGTCGAACGTGCTCGACATGAGTTGCGGAATTTTCGGTGTGAGCGATTGCAGGAAGCCCAGCATCTCCGACTCTTTGGCTGCCATCTGTTCCCGCATCCAAGTTTCCAGCATGTGCTGGGGGATCAGAGCCTTCAACTCGGCAGGAACTGAGTCGAGGGCTTCTTTTATCGCCTCTGGAATTACAGCCTGAAGTGTTTCCTTGGCTTGCTGCGAAGACGTGACAGACAAAATCTCAGGGCGCCCCTCGAAAGGGTCATTAAATGCTCCCAGAGGGCTATACCGGACCATGCAGCCCTTCAGAACGTCCATGCGTTCAGGGCCGAAATACTTGTACATTGACGACGGCACTGACTTCATCGGCTATACCAATAAGGGACACCACGGTTTATACAGCTCAAACTGTCGAAACGGCCGGTCAAGACCTGAGTGGCTCAGGCGAAAAACGAATAGAGCAGTAGCACGACGATTAGAACAAATAGAACCATGAACATGGTTTCAGCCCGGTTCAGTGTGTGAATGCTCAGCCAGCCGGCTGACCGCAGACTCCCACGGTCAACCGGAAATATTGGCAAAAATCAAAATCAGTGTTTGTGCTCCATGGCTGCCGGCATCGGCGCGGCCATCGGGCGGACGACCTTGGCGTCGACCTGCTTGGTGCTGCCATCGTCGAAGCTCAGGGTGATCGGCACGACATCGCCTTCCTTCATCGGTGCCTTGAGGTCGATCATCATGACGTGCAGGCTGCCCGGTTTGAGGACGGCTTCGCCCTTGGCCTTGATGTCGATGCTCGGCACCGGCCGCATTTTCATGACGCCACCCTCGTTGAGGTGGGTGTGCAGTTCGGTGACTTTGGAGACCGGGTTGTCGGCCTTGACCACTTTGACATCCTTGTCGCCGTTGTTCTTGATGACCATGAAGGCGCCGGTCGCCGGGGCGTTGGGCGGGGCCAGACGAACGTAGGGATCCTGCACGGAAACGTTGTCGGCGGCACCGGCCAGGACACCGGCCGAGAACATCAGGCTGGCTGCAAGCAGGGACAGTTGTTTCATGGGCTTACTCTCCTTCAGGGTTGGTTCAAATACTTGCGGATGGCGACGACGACCTGATCCGGCGGCGTGGCGTGGGCCATCTTGCCGACCAGCTGACCGTCGGGGGCGACGATGAAGGTATCGGCCGAATGATCAACGACGTAGCCGCCACCAGCTGTTTCGATCTTCTGCTCGGCGTAGAAGACGCCATAGCGCTTGGCGATTTCGGCGATGTTTTCCGGCGTGCCGGTCACCCCGACGATGGCTGGATGGAAGAAGTCGACGTATTCCTTGAGGCGCTCGGGCGTATCGCGTTTCGGGTCGACCGAGACGAAGATCATCGCCACCCTGGCCAGCTCCTCGGGCGTCAGCTGCTTGAGACCTTCGGCCGTCGCCGCCAGTGAGGTCGGGCAGATGTCCGGGCAGTAGGTGTAGCCGAAATAGACGAGCACCAGCTTGCCGCGGTAGTCCTTGAGCGCCACAGGGCCGCTCGCCGACTGCAGTGTGAAATCGCCGCCGGCGGCGATGACTGCCTTGGGCAACGGCCGCTCGGGCATTTCCGGCTGCCAGAAGAGGACGACGCCGAGAATCAGCGCGGCCAGCAAGGCGGCGATTGCCATCAGTATGCGTTCGGCCATTTAGTGCGACTCCCCGGTCGAAAATCGGTAAGGAATCGCCACCCGCTCGCTGCCTGTTTCGATGAGCACCGTCGCCTGCCAGTCCATGCTGCCGGTGATGCAAACCGGCAACGTGACCTCGGCGGCATAGCTGCCGGCACCACGCGCCGCCAGTTGCGGACGGTTGTAGCCCATGTTCATGTCGATGCCGGCAAAATCGACCTCGACGCGGGCCGGAGAAAAGCCGCCGGTCGCGACCTGAACTTCGAATGGCTTGACCAGCGGTACCGGGCGCGTACCCATCGCCAGGGTGACGTTGCCGCCGGACGGCAGCTGCACGGTGCACGCTTCGCGTTGCAGATTGCAGACGGGATCGGGCTGAACGGTGACGTCGGCTTTCGGCAACAGCATCGGCGACAGCTTGTATCCAACGACAACGACCAGCGCGATCAATTCCAGACCAATGACGTCTATCAATATTTTCTTGTTCACAAGTGTGCTTCTGGGCCTTGGGTCATGTCGATCAACGCATTTTCACCGAATGCGTCTGTTTGGATTTAGCAGACATCAATTCTTTCACAGTCTGCCGAGAATACAGTGTGCGGCAAATTGTCGCAGCTTCACCAAGTCACAGGCGGCAATGGGGGAATGGAAGTTGTTTGCTTCTGGTGCTCATGGGAGAAATAGAGATGAAAAAATTTGTAGTGAAATCTACCGCGCTGCTGCTGGCAGCCGGTTTCGCAGCAACGGCGTGGTCGGCCGAATCGCTGCAGGACGTGATGAAGCGGCGCAATCTGAGCCAGCAGGATCTGCTCGCTGCGTCGAAGACCTACGTCCCGACCGGCAAGCGCGACGAATTCGTCGCCTTCAGCTCTGGTGGCCAGTCCGGCCAGATCATCGTGTATGGCATTCCGTCCATGCGCATCCTCAAGTACATCGGCGTGTTCACGCCGGAACCGTGGCAGGGCTACGGCTTCGATGAAAACTCCAAGGCTGTGCTGCGCCAGGGCAACATCGACGGCAAGGAAATCAACTGGGGCGATACGCACCACCCGGCCATCTCCGAAACCCAGGGCAAGTACGACGGCCAGTTCCTGTTCATCAACGACAAGGCCAATCCGCGCCTCGCCGTGATCGACCTGCGTGACTTCGAAACCAAGCAGATCGTGGTCAACCCGATCTTCAAGTCGGAACACGGCGGCGCTTTCGTCACGCCGAACACCGACTACATCATTGAAGCCGCCCAGTACGCCTCGCCGCTTGAGAACAAGAAGTTCTTCCCGCTCGAAGAGTTCAACGAGAAGTATCGCGGCGGCATCACCTACTGGAAGTTCGACCGCAAGGAAGGCCGCATCAACGCCAAGGAATCCTTCTCCCTCGAACTGCCGCCGTACTCGCAGGACTTGTCCGATGCGGGTAAGGGTCCGTCCGATGGCTGGTCCTTCACCAACTCCTTCTGTTCCGAGCGTTACGTCGGTGGTATCGAAAAGGGTCGTCCGCCGTATGAAGCCGGTTGCTCCGCCAAGGACACCGACTATCTGCACGTGATCAACTGGAAGAAGGCGGCTGAACTGGTCGCTGCCGGCAAGGCCAAGAAGATCAACGGCCACAACGTGCTGATGATGGAAACGGCAATCAAGGAAGGCATCCTCTTCCTCGTCCCGGAACCGAAGTCGCCGCACGGCGTCGACGTCACCCCGGACGGCAAGTTCCTGACCGTCGCCGGCAAGCTCGACACCCACGTGTCCGTCTATTCCTTCGAGAAGATCCAGGCCGCCATCAAGGCCGGCAAGTTCGAATCCAAGGATCCGTACGGTATTCCGGTCATCGGCATGAAGGATGCGCTGCATACCCAGGTCCAGCTCGGCCTCGGCCCCTTGCACACCCAGTATGACTCCAAGCCCTGTATCGCCTACACCTC
It encodes:
- a CDS encoding response regulator transcription factor translates to MTEPTLIIDDDPSFNAILVRTLERRGHPARGELDAASALAAAREMQAGRVVLDLNLNGTSGLALIPQLLAINPECRIVVLTGYASITTAVDAVKLGAVQYLAKPVEVEAILAALDDDDSPDFDVPASDEPLSVDRLEWEHIQRVLNENDGNISATARALKMHRRTLQRKLSKRPVKT
- a CDS encoding DUF2971 domain-containing protein produces the protein MYKYFGPERMDVLKGCMVRYSPLGAFNDPFEGRPEILSVTSSQQAKETLQAVIPEAIKEALDSVPAELKALIPQHMLETWMREQMAAKESEMLGFLQSLTPKIPQLMSSTFDKALGAFCLSEVPDSLLMWSHYGASHAGFALEFDARHVYFHQQKGPEDEFRHLRRVEYRETRPSANLTDFDGVDVFLVKSGHWAYEREWRIFRALQEADSVIPAEPYSFHLFRFPPDALHSVILGARATSETEDLVKEILLGNSELSHVRLRNARADDSHFLLRIEDCPA
- a CDS encoding copper chaperone PCu(A)C, which translates into the protein MKQLSLLAASLMFSAGVLAGAADNVSVQDPYVRLAPPNAPATGAFMVIKNNGDKDVKVVKADNPVSKVTELHTHLNEGGVMKMRPVPSIDIKAKGEAVLKPGSLHVMMIDLKAPMKEGDVVPITLSFDDGSTKQVDAKVVRPMAAPMPAAMEHKH
- a CDS encoding SCO family protein, with product MAERILMAIAALLAALILGVVLFWQPEMPERPLPKAVIAAGGDFTLQSASGPVALKDYRGKLVLVYFGYTYCPDICPTSLAATAEGLKQLTPEELARVAMIFVSVDPKRDTPERLKEYVDFFHPAIVGVTGTPENIAEIAKRYGVFYAEQKIETAGGGYVVDHSADTFIVAPDGQLVGKMAHATPPDQVVVAIRKYLNQP
- the nosZ gene encoding Sec-dependent nitrous-oxide reductase, producing the protein MKKFVVKSTALLLAAGFAATAWSAESLQDVMKRRNLSQQDLLAASKTYVPTGKRDEFVAFSSGGQSGQIIVYGIPSMRILKYIGVFTPEPWQGYGFDENSKAVLRQGNIDGKEINWGDTHHPAISETQGKYDGQFLFINDKANPRLAVIDLRDFETKQIVVNPIFKSEHGGAFVTPNTDYIIEAAQYASPLENKKFFPLEEFNEKYRGGITYWKFDRKEGRINAKESFSLELPPYSQDLSDAGKGPSDGWSFTNSFCSERYVGGIEKGRPPYEAGCSAKDTDYLHVINWKKAAELVAAGKAKKINGHNVLMMETAIKEGILFLVPEPKSPHGVDVTPDGKFLTVAGKLDTHVSVYSFEKIQAAIKAGKFESKDPYGIPVIGMKDALHTQVQLGLGPLHTQYDSKPCIAYTSLYVDSQVVKWNHCDGKVLDKISVHYNIGHLMTMEGDSADPKGRYLVALNKLAIDRFVPVGPLHPQNHQLIDISNDKMQLLYDMPVPLGEPHYVVAIEASKLKPGVRYKVGTDSRTDKPHPGMVRAGEEVTTKKGNKIEVKGTLIRSHITPETIEAEVGDEITIHLTNLERAQDETHGFTVSTMNVHASVEPGKTVTVKFKADKEGVYPYYCTEFCSALHLEMQGYLLVKPKGWKPGKVEAAKAVYTEADYKATVKKVADTQVVIDSVVGYITSVNFKDFPDVVNMVDDATDQLGKIKEAKAKHEAAAAKKDWDQANLWAEQVWQYQVKAADIGLRAKTYLEQNGAKKVK